In Paraburkholderia youngii, the genomic stretch CGCTTCGTGTCGGATCTGCTGGCGGGCGAAAGCACGCGCATCGAAGGCGACGCCCCGTGGCTCGACGACGCGCAACTGCCGCGCTCGGACTCGGCGCGTCTCGCGATTCGCGTGACGCCGCGCGCGTGGGATGGGCGCGAAGACGAGCTCGTGATTCATCCGCGCAGCGTGGTGGCGGCTGTCGTCAGCGACGATGCCGACTGCGCCGATGCGATCGTCGCACGCGTGCGCGCGGCACTGAGCGCGCACGGTCTCGCGATGCTTTCGCTCGCGGCCTTGCTCGCGCCGTCGCCGAGCATGACCGACCCGGCGCTCGCGCAAGCGGCACGGCTTCTCGAAGTGCCGCTACGCTTCGCGGATGCCAGCGCCGAACCGGGCGAAACGAGCGCCGCACGCTTGCTGCATACCGCGCTACGCGTCCCCCACGAAACGCTGCACGACGACGCATACCCGAACGTCGCGCTCGCCCTCTCCTCACTCGCCATCGACCCGGCGACGCTCGGCCGCCCGCGCGGCCGTCTGACCGTGATCGGCCTCGGCCCCGGTTGTGCCGAACTGATGGTCCCGGCCGCGCGCACCGCGTTGAACGAAGCGACCGACATCCTCGGCTACGACACCTACGTGAAAATGGCTGGCCCGCTGCGCGCCGATCAGCGTGTGCGCGGCACCGACAATCGCGAGGAATTGCAGCGCGCGCGGCACGCGTTCGAGCTGGCGAGCGAAGGCCGCTCGGTCGTGATGGTGTCCTCGGGCGACCCCGGCGTGTTCGCGATGGCGGCCGCCGTGCTCGAAGCGCTCGAAGCTTCGCGCAACGACGCATGGGCCGCCGTCGAACTATCGGTCGTGCCGGGCGTGTCGGCCGCGCTCGCGACCGCCGCGCAGGCCGGCGCCCCGCTCGGCCACGACTTCTGCATGCTGTCGCTGTCGGACAACCTGAAGCCGTGGACGATCATCGAAACCCGCCTGCGCCATGCGGCGCAAGCCGATCTGGTGATGGCCTTCTATAACCCGATTTCGCGCGCGCGTCCGTGGCAGCTCGACAAGGCGCTCGATATCGTGCGGGAATATCGCGCGCCATCGACCCAGGTGGTGCTCGGGCGCGACATCGGCCGGCCCGGTGGCACGCTGCGCACGCTGCCGCTCGGCGAGCTGCGCTCGGCCGACGTGGATATGCGTACGATGGTGATCGTCGGGTCGTCGCTGACGAGAAAATTCGCTTGCGGCGACAACGGCGCGCAGTGGGTGTACACGCCGCGGTGGTACGAGTAAGCGGGCCGTACCGGGTGGTGCCAGCCCGCTCCGCTCATGCCATCTTCAGATCCTGCACCGCCCGCTGCCTGACGCCCAGGTCGTCCCACAACTCCGGATGACACGTGAACACCAGAATCTGATGCCGCGTCGCCGCGTCGATCAATACGCGTTTGAGTGCGTCGCGGCGCGCGGCATCGGTGTGGACCGCGGCATCGTCGAGCATCAGCAGAGTCGGCCGGCCTGAGGCCTGCAACAGGTCCGCGTACGCGAGTCGCGTCAGGATGCCGAGCTGTTCGCGCGTACCGAAGCTCAGCGCGTCGAGCAGTTCCGCGCGGCCGTCGCGATCGAGCATCGCCGGAATCAGATCGTCGCCGAGCGCGAGGCTCGACTGCGGAAAAATCCGCTTCAGGTAATGACCGAGCCGCTCGGTCAGCGGCGCGCGC encodes the following:
- the cobJ gene encoding precorrin-3B C(17)-methyltransferase, which codes for MNAPAIVILGTGALATARRIQALYVERGAHAAAGVAAACQVHALQGRVEADVSYSELGAHLRELYARGTPIVALCAAGIVIRCLAPLLSNKGAEPPVLAVAEDGSAVVPLLGGLAGVNLMARDIAAALAVQPAITTSGELRFGTCVLNPPDGYALADLGQGKRFVSDLLAGESTRIEGDAPWLDDAQLPRSDSARLAIRVTPRAWDGREDELVIHPRSVVAAVVSDDADCADAIVARVRAALSAHGLAMLSLAALLAPSPSMTDPALAQAARLLEVPLRFADASAEPGETSAARLLHTALRVPHETLHDDAYPNVALALSSLAIDPATLGRPRGRLTVIGLGPGCAELMVPAARTALNEATDILGYDTYVKMAGPLRADQRVRGTDNREELQRARHAFELASEGRSVVMVSSGDPGVFAMAAAVLEALEASRNDAWAAVELSVVPGVSAALATAAQAGAPLGHDFCMLSLSDNLKPWTIIETRLRHAAQADLVMAFYNPISRARPWQLDKALDIVREYRAPSTQVVLGRDIGRPGGTLRTLPLGELRSADVDMRTMVIVGSSLTRKFACGDNGAQWVYTPRWYE